One segment of Allorhodopirellula heiligendammensis DNA contains the following:
- the dnaG gene encoding DNA primase has protein sequence MSFQTDFDVKERVRNASDIIDVIGRDLELRPQGRNFVTRCPFHNDTKPSMTVNPERQSWKCWVCDIGGDVFSFVMQREGLDFPAALRLLAERAGIELPEYRSGPKTQPGSPDDKATLSSAIEEVAQAYYEQLDARKTDDAKVAWDYLASRGVNDENRRRFRIGFAPDSWDFAVNLLHRKNYSNAVAVACGVAKSRRGPSGADGCYDFFRGRLMFPINNSHGKVISLGGRIIPAIAARTVAASGGTATAGAKYFNGPETLLYRKSAELYGLDLARDAIRTAGEVLVMEGYTDVVAARMAGIENAVAVLGTALTQQHVRVLKRFAPRVVLVLDGDDAGRRRAEEVLDLFVTAEADLRILTLPDDADPADFLTSHSKDALLELAAAAPDAIDHKIACLIEGVDLTRDTHRVTAAIESLLALFVKVPQNDDRASLRVDQLLMRISRTFDLPVERLSRRLDALRASRKESETKKARYQQQQSKRSLPEHAPNASGPNADFSNDDPFASAAMEDAAMFGIDEYTQSTAPRDSSPNPRRRDDASPAASLSGVDRELFETLLESPEVAAMAIEAIDTEWLQSTTAKMLLSAYQELDLNGYDLNADSLLTLIENDFLKLQIVSLQQRIDQRGERSTVTPHERYTAILTRFHERAFEAEKSRQITQLESATLAEDEEMAVLRAIIDAERIRHTPR, from the coding sequence TTGTCATTCCAGACCGACTTCGACGTAAAAGAGCGAGTGCGCAACGCGTCCGACATCATTGATGTCATCGGTCGGGATTTGGAATTACGTCCACAGGGCCGGAACTTTGTAACCCGCTGCCCGTTCCACAACGACACCAAGCCGTCGATGACGGTCAACCCCGAGCGACAATCGTGGAAGTGTTGGGTGTGCGACATTGGCGGAGACGTCTTTAGTTTTGTGATGCAGCGTGAGGGACTCGATTTTCCCGCGGCGCTGCGGTTGCTTGCCGAACGAGCCGGCATCGAACTGCCCGAATATCGCAGCGGCCCCAAAACTCAACCTGGCAGCCCCGACGATAAAGCGACGCTCTCGTCGGCGATCGAAGAGGTCGCACAGGCCTACTACGAACAACTTGACGCTCGCAAGACCGATGACGCCAAGGTTGCCTGGGACTATCTGGCCTCCCGGGGCGTCAACGATGAGAACCGGCGTCGATTCCGAATTGGGTTCGCACCGGACTCCTGGGATTTTGCCGTCAACCTGCTCCATCGTAAAAACTACTCCAATGCGGTCGCTGTGGCCTGTGGCGTTGCGAAATCACGCCGTGGCCCCTCCGGTGCAGATGGGTGTTACGATTTCTTCCGCGGTCGGCTGATGTTCCCGATCAATAACTCGCACGGCAAAGTCATCTCGCTCGGTGGGCGAATCATCCCGGCAATCGCCGCACGAACCGTTGCGGCGTCGGGAGGCACAGCGACGGCCGGAGCCAAATATTTCAACGGTCCCGAAACACTGCTCTATCGCAAGTCCGCTGAATTATATGGTCTCGACTTGGCTCGCGACGCCATTCGTACCGCTGGCGAAGTTCTGGTGATGGAAGGCTACACCGACGTCGTCGCCGCCCGCATGGCGGGAATTGAGAATGCCGTCGCAGTGCTCGGGACCGCCCTGACGCAGCAGCACGTGCGCGTCCTCAAGCGATTTGCCCCCCGCGTGGTACTGGTGCTCGACGGAGATGATGCTGGAAGGCGCCGTGCCGAGGAAGTGCTTGATCTGTTTGTGACCGCCGAAGCAGACCTGCGAATCCTCACCCTACCTGATGATGCCGACCCAGCCGATTTTCTCACTTCTCATTCCAAAGACGCGTTACTGGAACTAGCAGCAGCCGCTCCTGATGCCATCGATCATAAAATCGCATGCTTAATCGAAGGCGTTGATCTGACACGCGATACGCACCGCGTAACCGCGGCGATCGAATCGCTCCTGGCGCTATTTGTCAAAGTCCCGCAGAATGATGACCGAGCCTCACTGCGGGTCGATCAGCTGCTGATGCGAATCAGTCGCACCTTCGACCTGCCCGTCGAACGATTGTCGCGGCGACTCGATGCCCTACGAGCGTCGCGGAAAGAGAGCGAGACGAAGAAGGCTCGGTATCAACAACAGCAATCCAAACGCTCGCTGCCCGAACACGCACCGAACGCCAGCGGCCCCAACGCCGATTTCTCAAACGACGATCCGTTTGCATCGGCCGCCATGGAAGATGCCGCCATGTTTGGGATCGACGAGTACACGCAGTCCACTGCACCCCGGGACTCGTCGCCCAATCCACGCCGCCGCGATGACGCTTCGCCCGCCGCTAGCCTATCGGGCGTCGACCGAGAACTCTTTGAGACATTGCTGGAAAGTCCTGAGGTCGCGGCGATGGCCATCGAAGCGATCGACACCGAGTGGCTGCAATCCACCACCGCAAAAATGCTCCTCTCGGCATATCAGGAACTGGATCTCAATGGATACGACCTCAACGCCGACTCGTTGCTGACCCTGATCGAAAACGATTTCCTCAAACTTCAGATCGTGTCTTTGCAGCAGCGCATCGATCAAAGAGGCGAGCGTTCGACAGTGACTCCACATGAACGATACACAGCAATCCTCACGCGGTTTCACGAACGCGCGTTTGAAGCAGAAAAGTCACGCCAGATAACTCAACTCGAATCGGCAACACTGGCCGAGGACGAAGAGATGGCCGTCTTGCGGGCGATTATCGACGCTGAACGCATTCGACATACCCCTCGCTGA
- a CDS encoding sigma-70 family RNA polymerase sigma factor yields MQLMDQDLSQLIARGAKDGYLTYDEVNSYLPDEDVNPEKLNTLLLALERRGIALIEATEKQARVAAAKQTRRVAMPSIAGPEAGEELYNESRISDEDFEPTAEDTADLDAEVDAEDVSRAASLALTEAEESSGPVLGTASDLPKASDDPIRMYLSQMAEIPLLTREQEISLAKKIEITRKQYRRSLLESDYALRATVEVLQKVHSGELPFDRTIKVSLTERLTKEQISQRMPHNLRTLEPLIAQNQADFEVLVRRSVSPRLKAEIRKRFLRRRRKCLEMVEELSLRSRRVTPLLHQLEKISGRMNFIRERLDSLGMDAMSRDEAADLRQELRELMLVTQESPRSLHNRMVRTRKFFDQYESTKRELSAGNLRLVVSIAKKYRNRGLSFLDLIQEGNTGLMRAVDKYEYRRGFKFSTYATWWIRQAITRAIADQARTIRIPVHMIDVLSKLRQAQKRLTQTLRREPTYEEIAEATDVAIEEVRRVMDIGRHPVSLDRPVGEGEDSSFGEFVQDNENDNPVRMAASGMLRTKIDELLKTLTFREREIIRLRYGLVDGYSYTLEECGRIFKVTRERVRQIEAKAVAKLQSPSRAERLSSYLNPAA; encoded by the coding sequence ATGCAATTGATGGACCAAGACCTCTCGCAACTCATCGCCCGTGGTGCCAAGGACGGCTACCTGACCTACGATGAAGTCAACTCTTATCTCCCCGATGAAGACGTCAACCCGGAGAAGCTCAACACACTGCTGCTGGCGCTTGAGCGGCGTGGCATCGCGTTGATCGAAGCGACCGAGAAACAAGCTCGAGTGGCGGCGGCCAAACAAACTCGTCGCGTTGCGATGCCGAGCATTGCGGGTCCTGAAGCGGGAGAAGAACTGTACAACGAGAGTCGGATCTCCGACGAAGACTTTGAACCCACAGCCGAAGATACCGCTGACTTGGACGCGGAAGTCGACGCCGAGGACGTCTCCCGCGCCGCCTCGTTGGCCCTCACCGAAGCGGAGGAGTCCAGCGGCCCCGTGCTGGGCACGGCGAGCGATCTGCCGAAGGCGAGCGACGATCCGATTCGCATGTACCTGAGCCAGATGGCGGAAATTCCGCTGCTGACCCGCGAGCAAGAGATCTCACTGGCAAAGAAAATTGAGATCACCCGCAAACAGTATCGACGCTCATTGCTCGAGAGCGATTACGCGCTCCGCGCCACCGTGGAAGTACTTCAGAAAGTTCATAGCGGTGAACTGCCCTTCGATCGCACGATCAAGGTTTCACTGACCGAGCGATTAACCAAAGAGCAGATTTCACAGCGGATGCCGCACAACCTGCGCACCCTTGAGCCGTTGATCGCTCAAAACCAAGCCGATTTCGAGGTGCTGGTCCGCCGCAGCGTTTCACCACGACTCAAAGCCGAAATTCGCAAGCGTTTTCTTCGCCGTCGCCGCAAGTGCCTCGAAATGGTGGAAGAACTGAGTCTGCGAAGCCGCCGGGTCACGCCGCTGCTGCACCAACTTGAGAAAATTTCTGGACGAATGAACTTTATCCGCGAGCGTCTCGATTCGCTCGGCATGGATGCGATGAGCCGCGACGAAGCCGCTGACCTGCGTCAAGAACTGCGCGAACTGATGCTAGTTACCCAGGAAAGCCCGCGCAGCCTCCACAATCGCATGGTTCGCACACGCAAGTTTTTCGATCAATACGAATCGACGAAGCGAGAACTCAGTGCCGGAAACCTGCGATTGGTCGTTTCAATCGCAAAAAAATATCGCAACCGAGGACTGTCGTTCTTGGACCTGATCCAAGAGGGTAACACCGGCCTGATGCGGGCAGTGGACAAATATGAGTACCGCCGTGGTTTTAAGTTCAGCACCTACGCCACCTGGTGGATTCGCCAAGCGATCACGCGTGCAATCGCTGACCAAGCACGCACGATTCGCATTCCCGTGCACATGATCGACGTACTGAGCAAATTGCGCCAGGCCCAGAAACGCCTCACCCAGACCCTGCGCCGCGAACCCACTTACGAAGAGATTGCGGAGGCGACCGACGTCGCGATCGAGGAAGTCCGCAGGGTCATGGATATCGGACGTCACCCGGTCAGCTTGGACCGTCCCGTCGGCGAAGGTGAAGACAGCAGCTTTGGCGAGTTCGTGCAGGATAACGAGAACGACAATCCCGTACGGATGGCCGCCAGCGGCATGTTGCGAACGAAAATTGACGAATTGCTCAAGACGTTGACCTTCCGCGAGCGCGAAATCATTCGCCTGCGTTATGGACTCGTCGATGGATACAGCTACACGCTCGAAGAGTGCGGCCGGATTTTCAAGGTCACTCGCGAACGCGTGCGACAAATCGAAGCCAAAGCGGTGGCAAAGTTGCAGAGCCCATCACGCGCCGAGAGATTGTCGTCGTATCTCAATCCCGCTGCTTGA
- a CDS encoding zinc dependent phospholipase C family protein, which translates to MLSWPSNLLLSMLRAVHCRSTHHRFAVDALPLVRTPAGERLVGHLLRHHHRYLDGAKDPDLRFRDFHNHVIHVRDGYWGGAPRVAHQWYERMQRYLRTNRWSDAAHAAGVLSHYFTDPVQPLHTVQTPVERVLHRPLEWSVTKSYPALLAQWHDNSSRTVFQLSDRPGWLGEAILTAASIAHEHRDTLLGHFDLKSAQQHPAAGLDEVSRDCLSQLIGLCITGWARVLERAAEDAERSCDRQLPRAGIKLATISAGLRTPTQLLARYLEHRLEQQKVVALIDEFARTGQVVRYLPSEQRVIEKVCRIYTREREYQRRRAERQTTSDIRILEFPQALAEDVPATARRDRIGPSTATRVVEFPLEKKAA; encoded by the coding sequence ATGTTGTCCTGGCCTTCCAATCTGTTGCTTTCCATGCTGCGAGCAGTCCACTGCCGCAGCACGCATCATCGATTTGCTGTCGATGCCCTCCCCCTCGTCCGCACGCCTGCGGGTGAGCGGCTGGTCGGTCATCTGCTGCGTCATCATCACCGCTACCTGGATGGGGCCAAAGATCCAGACCTACGATTCCGCGACTTTCACAATCATGTCATTCACGTCCGTGACGGCTATTGGGGTGGTGCACCACGGGTCGCCCATCAATGGTACGAGCGCATGCAACGATACTTGCGAACCAATCGCTGGAGTGATGCTGCCCACGCCGCCGGTGTCCTCAGCCACTATTTCACAGACCCTGTGCAGCCCCTGCACACCGTACAAACTCCGGTCGAGCGGGTGCTCCATCGTCCACTGGAATGGAGTGTGACGAAATCCTATCCAGCGCTGCTGGCCCAGTGGCACGACAACTCCAGCCGCACCGTCTTTCAGCTCTCCGATCGCCCAGGCTGGTTGGGCGAAGCTATTTTGACAGCCGCGAGTATCGCCCACGAACACCGCGATACCCTGTTGGGACACTTTGATTTAAAGTCCGCCCAACAGCATCCGGCAGCTGGGTTGGACGAGGTGTCGCGAGACTGCCTGTCACAACTCATTGGGCTTTGCATCACCGGCTGGGCGCGTGTGTTGGAACGCGCCGCCGAAGACGCCGAACGGTCATGTGACCGACAACTGCCACGCGCGGGTATCAAACTCGCGACGATATCGGCGGGACTGCGCACACCGACCCAGCTGCTTGCCAGATATCTTGAACATCGCCTCGAACAGCAAAAGGTTGTCGCCCTGATCGATGAGTTCGCGCGGACGGGCCAGGTCGTGCGGTATCTCCCCAGTGAGCAGCGTGTGATCGAAAAGGTCTGCCGGATCTACACCCGCGAGCGTGAGTACCAGCGGCGGCGTGCTGAGCGGCAAACTACGTCGGATATTCGCATCCTGGAGTTCCCGCAGGCCCTTGCCGAGGATGTACCGGCTACCGCTCGACGCGACCGAATCGGCCCCAGTACGGCGACACGAGTCGTCGAGTTTCCATTGGAGAAAAAGGCTGCATAG
- a CDS encoding MFS transporter, with protein MSNAPNDSATSSADHEPKGPLSTLSPSTIVILLSAMMFLQFFAWGSWFATLSAAMDTHLLGAFIGGAYEAAPIAAIFAPLFLGLVADRFFASEKVMGALMLLGGVIMLFIPGLAESASTFAAESAAEMRADGSFEAQAFLEMQASENASGKLLVWMILAHLLCYMPTLGLGNTIAFTHIPSQDQFPKIRVWGTIGWIAAGLTLGVLGWSASYNIFWLGAASSLTLGVLCFFLPNTPPPLRGQAMNVRSLLMVDAFKLLGNWNFFVFAVCSTLICIPLAYYYGMTATYLNQTGFVEPGATMTIGQMSEIFFMLLIPFFFRRLGVKNMILIGMACWVARYLLFAFGATDQTTWMLLLAVALHGLCYDFFFVTGFMYTDAKASKEIRGQAQGLLVFLTQGVGMFFGYRIMAGGDLFGFIPLDLTFGKYGAQVTAAPQYVEALSAARGKPEPVSFLESFTQMFSRHLPESLDPSILAETMAQWRDFWLSPAIMAAAIFVLFAVAFWDRTKTSATPESDA; from the coding sequence ATGTCCAACGCACCGAATGACTCGGCCACTTCATCGGCAGACCATGAACCTAAAGGTCCGCTGAGTACGCTTTCACCGTCGACCATCGTGATCCTGTTGTCGGCGATGATGTTTTTGCAGTTTTTTGCTTGGGGCTCCTGGTTTGCGACCCTGAGCGCCGCGATGGACACGCATTTGCTCGGCGCGTTCATTGGCGGTGCCTACGAGGCGGCTCCCATTGCCGCAATTTTCGCCCCCCTGTTCCTGGGCTTGGTGGCCGACCGATTCTTCGCCTCCGAGAAGGTCATGGGAGCGTTGATGTTGCTGGGCGGGGTGATCATGCTATTCATCCCCGGTCTCGCCGAATCCGCCTCGACATTCGCAGCCGAATCCGCAGCGGAGATGCGTGCGGACGGCAGTTTCGAGGCCCAAGCATTCTTGGAAATGCAGGCATCGGAAAACGCCTCTGGCAAGTTGCTCGTGTGGATGATCCTGGCGCACCTGTTGTGCTACATGCCCACGCTCGGATTGGGGAATACGATTGCCTTCACCCACATCCCCAGCCAAGATCAATTCCCCAAGATACGCGTGTGGGGCACGATCGGCTGGATTGCGGCGGGGTTGACCCTCGGCGTGTTGGGCTGGTCGGCCTCCTATAACATCTTTTGGTTGGGGGCCGCGAGCTCGCTAACGCTCGGTGTGTTGTGCTTCTTCCTGCCGAACACGCCGCCACCGCTTCGGGGCCAAGCGATGAACGTTCGCAGCCTCTTGATGGTGGACGCATTCAAATTGCTCGGCAACTGGAACTTCTTTGTCTTCGCGGTCTGCTCGACACTGATCTGCATTCCGCTGGCTTATTACTACGGCATGACGGCGACGTATCTCAACCAAACCGGTTTTGTCGAACCCGGCGCGACCATGACCATTGGCCAAATGTCAGAGATCTTCTTCATGTTGTTGATCCCGTTCTTCTTTCGCCGACTCGGCGTCAAGAACATGATCTTGATCGGCATGGCATGCTGGGTAGCTCGCTATCTGCTGTTTGCATTCGGTGCCACCGATCAAACCACGTGGATGCTATTGCTCGCGGTGGCGTTGCATGGCCTGTGCTACGACTTTTTCTTCGTCACCGGATTCATGTACACCGATGCCAAGGCATCCAAAGAGATCCGCGGACAAGCTCAGGGACTGCTCGTTTTCCTGACCCAGGGTGTTGGTATGTTTTTCGGATATCGAATCATGGCGGGTGGTGACCTGTTTGGATTCATCCCGCTCGACCTCACGTTCGGAAAGTACGGAGCTCAGGTGACGGCGGCTCCTCAATATGTCGAGGCCCTCAGCGCGGCACGCGGAAAACCGGAGCCTGTGTCCTTTCTTGAATCGTTTACGCAAATGTTCTCCCGCCACCTGCCGGAGTCTCTCGATCCCAGTATTCTGGCGGAAACGATGGCACAGTGGCGAGACTTCTGGCTATCCCCTGCCATCATGGCAGCGGCTATCTTTGTGCTGTTCGCAGTCGCCTTCTGGGATCGAACCAAAACGTCGGCCACTCCGGAGTCGGATGCCTAA